From Streptomyces sp. NBC_00775, one genomic window encodes:
- a CDS encoding fumarylacetoacetate hydrolase family protein — MRFTTYAYEGVERAGVVRDGIIHPLPEGVTVLELIEQEALQHAGSEALAADSDLTVDQVQLLPPLKPPSIRDFVGFEAHIEGVAKSLDGLEHVPEEWYRAPNFYFTNPHAAYGAHDDVPIPAGCSVLDFELEVGAVIGRPGRDLTPEEAREHIVGYLVFNDWSARDLQKPEKNLGLGFSKGKDFANTLGPFLVTADEVADRRDPDGFLDLEMTVTLNGELIGRDTLANVSWTFEEMTAYAARDAWVRPGDILGSGTCGWGALAEFWGRVGERTPPPLKPGDEVTLTVERLGSLSNRIVPGRTDVYLPRARKRGRTPRP; from the coding sequence ATGCGGTTCACGACATACGCGTACGAGGGCGTGGAGCGCGCCGGGGTCGTCCGGGACGGGATCATCCATCCGCTGCCCGAGGGGGTGACGGTGCTGGAGCTCATCGAGCAGGAGGCGCTCCAGCATGCCGGCTCCGAAGCGCTGGCCGCAGACAGCGATTTGACGGTTGATCAGGTGCAGCTGCTGCCGCCGTTGAAGCCCCCGTCCATCCGGGACTTCGTCGGCTTCGAGGCGCACATCGAGGGCGTCGCCAAGTCGCTGGACGGCCTGGAGCACGTGCCCGAGGAGTGGTACCGGGCGCCGAACTTCTACTTCACCAATCCGCACGCGGCGTACGGCGCGCACGACGACGTGCCGATTCCGGCCGGCTGCTCGGTGCTCGACTTCGAGCTGGAGGTGGGCGCGGTCATCGGCCGTCCGGGCCGGGACCTCACCCCCGAGGAGGCCCGCGAGCACATCGTCGGCTACCTCGTCTTCAACGACTGGTCGGCCCGCGATCTGCAGAAGCCGGAGAAGAACCTCGGCCTCGGCTTCTCCAAGGGCAAGGACTTCGCCAACACCCTCGGCCCCTTCCTGGTCACCGCCGACGAGGTGGCGGACCGGCGCGACCCGGACGGCTTCCTCGACCTGGAGATGACCGTCACCCTCAATGGCGAGCTGATCGGCCGCGACACCCTGGCGAACGTCTCCTGGACCTTCGAGGAGATGACCGCGTACGCCGCCCGCGACGCCTGGGTGCGTCCCGGCGACATCCTCGGCTCGGGCACCTGCGGCTGGGGTGCGCTCGCCGAGTTCTGGGGCCGTGTCGGGGAGCGCACTCCCCCGCCGCTGAAGCCCGGCGACGAGGTGACGCTGACCGTGGAACGTCTCGGCAGCCTCTCCAATCGCATCGTCCCCGGGCGTACGGACGTGTATCTGCCCCGCGCCCGCAAGCGGGGGCGGACACCGAGGCCGTAG
- a CDS encoding cyclase family protein yields MSLGPIEEELAKARSAYRNWGRWGEDDVLGTLNFIDDAIRAHAASLVRRGRSFSLSQEFNEDGPQRGFRGRINPVHYMKDTGSDAAAGTQGFPHGFGGADDHIVMPLQASTQWDGLGHIYDNKQAWNGRPCTIVNGNGDSVTGIEHMKDAFTGRGVLLDVGRAVGDEHGELPDGFPILEEHLRATIEAQGATSSVRRGDLVLIRTGQLGRVRRLGDWGGYAAGDAPGLSFTTLGWLHRTEIAAIASDTWGLEVRPYEFPQPAMSPLHQIAIPNMGLPLGEMWDLEELAEDCAAGGVYEFLLVAAPLPVTGAVGAPVNPIAIK; encoded by the coding sequence ATGAGCCTCGGTCCCATCGAGGAGGAGCTCGCCAAGGCCCGTTCCGCGTACCGCAACTGGGGTCGCTGGGGCGAGGACGACGTGCTGGGCACGCTCAATTTCATCGACGACGCGATACGGGCGCACGCGGCGAGCCTGGTCCGCCGCGGCCGGTCGTTCTCGCTCTCCCAGGAGTTCAACGAGGACGGCCCGCAGCGTGGTTTCCGCGGCCGGATCAACCCCGTCCACTACATGAAGGACACCGGCTCGGACGCGGCCGCCGGAACGCAGGGCTTCCCGCACGGCTTCGGCGGCGCCGACGACCACATCGTGATGCCGCTCCAGGCTTCCACGCAGTGGGACGGCCTGGGTCACATCTACGACAACAAGCAGGCGTGGAACGGCCGTCCGTGCACCATCGTCAACGGCAACGGCGACTCGGTCACCGGCATCGAGCACATGAAGGACGCCTTCACCGGGCGCGGTGTGCTGCTCGACGTGGGCCGTGCGGTCGGCGACGAACACGGCGAACTCCCGGACGGCTTCCCCATCCTGGAGGAGCATCTGCGGGCCACGATCGAGGCGCAGGGCGCGACCTCGTCCGTACGACGCGGAGACCTGGTCCTGATCCGCACGGGCCAGCTCGGCCGGGTGCGGCGGCTGGGCGACTGGGGCGGGTACGCCGCCGGCGACGCCCCCGGCCTCTCCTTCACCACGCTGGGCTGGCTGCACCGCACCGAGATCGCGGCGATCGCCTCCGACACGTGGGGACTTGAGGTGCGGCCCTACGAGTTCCCCCAGCCCGCCATGTCTCCACTGCACCAGATCGCGATCCCCAACATGGGCCTCCCGCTGGGTGAGATGTGGGACCTGGAGGAGCTGGCCGAAGACTGCGCGGCGGGCGGTGTCTACGAGTTCCTGCTGGTCGCGGCGCCCCTGCCGGTGACCGGTGCGGTGGGCGCCCCCGTCAACCCGATCGCGATCAAGTGA
- a CDS encoding antibiotic biosynthesis monooxygenase family protein, with protein MIVEHAELTVEAGREEDFEAVFEKAREVLAEADGFRWAELLRCVERPRTFVLLVGWESVEAHTVGFRESERFQRWRSLVGPFFAEPPAVEHYRELGARFAG; from the coding sequence GTGATCGTCGAGCATGCCGAGCTGACCGTCGAGGCCGGTCGTGAGGAGGACTTCGAGGCCGTCTTCGAGAAGGCGCGCGAGGTGCTGGCCGAGGCCGACGGCTTCCGCTGGGCCGAGCTGCTGCGCTGCGTGGAACGGCCGCGGACGTTTGTGCTGCTGGTCGGCTGGGAGTCCGTCGAGGCCCACACCGTGGGGTTCCGCGAGTCGGAGCGTTTCCAGCGGTGGCGGTCCCTGGTCGGCCCGTTCTTCGCCGAGCCGCCCGCCGTCGAGCACTACCGGGAGCTCGGCGCCCGCTTCGCCGGCTGA
- a CDS encoding amidohydrolase family protein: MSTPVVDFHGHLAVPAADALCAGAPGLAAELAAEQRAHSPASLAVNRAQLQCLAPKLTDVEARLADLDAMGVDIQVVGPMPMHHYWADADLAVRLARTVNEAVTAHCAQAPERLYGLGTVPLQHPDLAVALLDKAVTEYGLYGISVSTTVDGRELADPAHDPVWEKAEELGAVVFVHPWGCSLGERLATHYLGNTVGQPVETTVALSHLIFTGVLDRFPRLKLVAAHGGGYLPTYIGRSDHAWHAREDARGCAEPPSAYLRRMWFDALVYTPRALRHLVEEVGADRVVLGTDFPFDMGVDDPVARLDAAGLPAADRAAVAGGNALDLLMKGRTR; encoded by the coding sequence ATGAGCACGCCTGTGGTCGACTTCCACGGCCATCTCGCCGTCCCCGCCGCCGACGCCCTGTGCGCGGGAGCCCCCGGCCTCGCCGCCGAACTGGCCGCCGAACAGCGGGCCCACTCCCCCGCGTCACTGGCCGTCAACCGTGCCCAACTCCAGTGCCTGGCACCCAAGTTGACGGACGTCGAGGCCCGGCTCGCCGACCTGGACGCGATGGGCGTCGACATCCAGGTGGTCGGCCCGATGCCGATGCACCACTACTGGGCGGACGCGGATCTCGCCGTACGCCTGGCACGCACCGTCAACGAGGCGGTGACCGCGCACTGCGCCCAGGCGCCCGAGCGGCTGTACGGCCTGGGCACGGTTCCGCTCCAGCATCCCGACCTCGCGGTCGCCCTGCTGGACAAGGCGGTCACCGAGTACGGCCTGTACGGCATCAGCGTGTCGACGACCGTGGACGGCCGGGAGCTGGCCGACCCGGCGCACGATCCGGTGTGGGAGAAGGCCGAGGAGCTGGGCGCGGTCGTGTTCGTGCACCCCTGGGGCTGTTCGCTCGGGGAGCGCCTTGCCACCCACTACCTCGGCAACACGGTCGGTCAGCCCGTCGAGACGACGGTGGCGCTGTCGCACCTCATCTTCACCGGCGTCCTGGACCGCTTCCCGCGCCTGAAGCTGGTCGCGGCGCACGGCGGCGGCTATCTGCCGACGTACATCGGCCGCTCCGACCATGCCTGGCACGCGCGCGAGGACGCGCGCGGCTGTGCCGAACCGCCGAGCGCGTATCTGCGGCGGATGTGGTTCGACGCGCTCGTCTACACCCCGCGCGCCCTGCGCCATCTGGTCGAGGAGGTCGGCGCGGACCGGGTGGTCCTCGGCACGGACTTCCCCTTCGACATGGGCGTCGACGATCCGGTGGCCCGGCTGGACGCCGCCGGACTGCCGGCCGCCGACCGTGCCGCCGTCGCCGGGGGCAACGCTCTGGACCTGCTGATGAAAGGACGTACCCGATGA
- a CDS encoding FAD-binding oxidoreductase, which yields MRLAIERGWQVAVRSGGHSWAAWSVREEALLIDLGGFHELSYDETTEIVTATTSVKGGDELNPYLGTFGRFFNGGHCPSVGIGGFLLQGGQGWNARGWGWAAENIVALDIVTAEGELVHADETHHSDLFWAARGAGPGFFGVVTRFHLRTRPLPKHLAHTVHAYPLGLFDEVMTWLHGMHHTVSDLVEIVALTQTPPDGDGPVLLVTGVSMTDTPEQAAEALAPLHANPYADRALFRIEAQPTTLAEQLQGQRAANPEGHRYLVDNAWLTGTAGEVVPAIRKAFTEQPTRQTFTIWFSMAPLRELPDMAFSLQSEIYCATYVIHDEPGRDAELRGWLDEAMAAMQPVTAGQYLGDSDFTVRQLKFMGDEQWEQLQEIRAMRDPKGLFAGYLSAGSVTNTNHWEQ from the coding sequence GTGCGGCTCGCGATCGAGCGCGGCTGGCAGGTCGCCGTCCGCTCCGGAGGGCACAGCTGGGCGGCCTGGTCGGTGCGCGAAGAGGCGCTGCTCATCGATCTCGGGGGTTTCCACGAGCTGTCGTACGACGAGACGACCGAGATCGTGACGGCCACCACCAGCGTGAAGGGCGGCGACGAACTCAACCCGTATCTGGGCACGTTCGGCCGGTTCTTCAACGGCGGGCACTGTCCGTCCGTCGGCATCGGCGGCTTTCTGCTCCAGGGCGGACAGGGCTGGAACGCGCGTGGCTGGGGCTGGGCGGCCGAGAACATCGTCGCCCTCGACATCGTCACCGCCGAGGGCGAGCTGGTCCACGCGGACGAGACGCACCACAGCGATCTGTTCTGGGCGGCACGGGGTGCCGGGCCGGGCTTCTTCGGGGTGGTCACCCGTTTCCACCTGCGTACGCGCCCGCTGCCCAAGCATCTGGCGCACACCGTGCACGCGTACCCGCTCGGCCTCTTCGACGAGGTCATGACCTGGCTGCACGGCATGCACCACACGGTCTCCGACCTGGTGGAGATCGTCGCGCTGACGCAGACCCCGCCCGACGGTGACGGGCCGGTGCTGCTGGTCACGGGCGTGTCGATGACCGACACACCCGAGCAGGCCGCCGAGGCGCTGGCCCCGCTGCACGCCAATCCGTACGCGGACCGGGCGCTGTTCCGGATCGAGGCACAGCCGACCACACTGGCCGAGCAGCTCCAGGGCCAGCGGGCCGCCAACCCCGAGGGCCACCGCTACCTCGTCGACAACGCCTGGCTCACCGGGACCGCCGGCGAGGTCGTCCCGGCGATCCGCAAGGCGTTCACCGAACAGCCGACCCGGCAGACCTTCACCATCTGGTTCTCGATGGCCCCGCTGCGCGAACTCCCCGACATGGCCTTCTCGTTGCAGTCGGAGATCTACTGCGCGACGTACGTCATCCACGACGAGCCCGGGCGGGACGCCGAGCTGCGCGGCTGGCTCGACGAGGCGATGGCCGCGATGCAGCCGGTCACCGCCGGTCAGTACCTCGGGGACTCCGACTTCACCGTCCGGCAGCTGAAGTTCATGGGCGACGAGCAGTGGGAGCAGCTCCAGGAGATACGGGCCATGCGCGACCCCAAGGGCCTGTTCGCGGGATATCTGAGCGCGGGCTCCGTCACCAACACCAACCACTGGGAGCAGTGA
- a CDS encoding FAD-dependent monooxygenase — protein MPVQKVLVVGGGITGSVLSLALAQRGAEVELAEISPQWFGVGHGITVQGNALKALRSVGVLDRVLARAVPFDRMRLRRADGELITELSTPHTGGPDLPSTAGALRSDLQDALCDAVYAHGVRVRLGLSVEKLDESADHVDVTFTDGSSGRYDLVVGADGINSKMRAMIGITTKPRPVGMSIFRVVAERPAEMDCAEVYYGGPRFKAGYSPISSDQCYAYLLDENLDASLIGPRVPLSLLRERGAGYGGTWGKILASLPDDTTVDYRWIEAILVDEPWHRGRTVIIGDAAHACPPLIAQGAAMCAEDAVVLAELVTGEEPLDRALDTFMARRLPRVRIVLENSLRLADWEIHPGTPGADPGRIMSETLDYLTAAA, from the coding sequence ATGCCCGTACAAAAGGTGCTCGTCGTCGGTGGCGGCATCACCGGAAGCGTGCTGTCTCTCGCGCTCGCCCAGCGCGGCGCCGAGGTCGAGCTCGCCGAGATTTCGCCCCAGTGGTTCGGTGTGGGCCACGGCATCACCGTCCAGGGCAACGCCCTCAAGGCGCTGCGCTCCGTGGGCGTACTGGACCGGGTGCTCGCCCGGGCCGTCCCCTTCGACCGGATGCGGCTGCGCCGGGCCGACGGCGAGCTGATCACCGAGCTGTCCACCCCGCACACCGGAGGCCCCGATCTTCCGTCGACGGCGGGCGCGCTGCGCTCGGACCTCCAGGACGCGCTGTGCGACGCGGTGTACGCGCACGGGGTCCGTGTGCGCCTCGGGCTGAGCGTCGAGAAGCTCGACGAGTCCGCCGACCACGTGGATGTCACGTTCACCGACGGCTCCAGCGGACGCTACGACCTGGTCGTGGGCGCGGACGGCATCAACTCGAAGATGCGCGCGATGATCGGGATCACCACCAAGCCCCGTCCGGTCGGCATGTCGATCTTCCGGGTGGTCGCGGAGCGCCCGGCCGAGATGGACTGCGCGGAGGTGTACTACGGCGGCCCGCGCTTCAAGGCCGGGTACAGCCCCATCTCGTCCGACCAGTGCTACGCGTACCTCCTCGACGAGAACCTGGACGCCTCGCTGATCGGCCCGCGCGTCCCCCTGTCGCTGCTGCGCGAGCGCGGCGCCGGATACGGGGGCACCTGGGGCAAGATCCTCGCCTCGCTGCCCGACGACACCACGGTCGACTACCGGTGGATCGAGGCGATCCTCGTCGACGAACCCTGGCACCGCGGCCGTACGGTGATCATCGGCGACGCGGCGCACGCGTGCCCGCCGCTGATCGCGCAGGGCGCGGCGATGTGCGCGGAGGACGCGGTGGTGCTCGCCGAGCTGGTCACCGGCGAGGAGCCGCTCGACCGGGCGCTCGACACGTTCATGGCGCGCCGGCTGCCCCGGGTGCGGATCGTGCTGGAGAACTCGCTGCGCCTCGCCGACTGGGAGATCCACCCGGGCACGCCCGGCGCCGACCCCGGCCGGATCATGTCGGAGACGCTCGACTACCTGACGGCGGCGGCATGA